A single window of Methylobacterium nodulans ORS 2060 DNA harbors:
- a CDS encoding DUF4142 domain-containing protein has protein sequence MRRHLLVVTALLIAGPALGQSLSERSGLNTLIGASPSTADFVKEAAISDMFELQSSQLAAQRGDEATKTFATHMLDDHQKTSSDLKAMVQAGKVKAEIPTELDSTHQSKLDKLKGLNGSDFTKQYQSDQVKAHKDAVDLFQRYAKGGDNDELKAWAGKMEPTLAQHLKMAEDLGK, from the coding sequence ATGCGACGCCACCTTCTCGTCGTCACGGCTCTGCTGATCGCCGGCCCCGCCCTCGGCCAATCCTTGAGCGAGAGGAGCGGCCTCAACACGCTGATCGGCGCCAGCCCCTCGACCGCCGACTTCGTCAAGGAAGCGGCCATCAGCGACATGTTCGAGCTGCAATCGAGCCAGCTCGCCGCGCAACGCGGCGACGAGGCGACCAAGACATTCGCCACTCACATGCTCGACGACCACCAGAAGACCAGCAGCGACCTCAAGGCGATGGTCCAGGCGGGCAAGGTGAAGGCCGAGATCCCGACCGAGCTCGACTCGACCCATCAGAGCAAGCTCGACAAGCTGAAGGGCCTGAACGGGAGCGACTTCACCAAGCAGTACCAGAGCGATCAGGTGAAGGCGCACAAGGATGCGGTCGACCTGTTCCAGCGCTACGCCAAAGGAGGCGACAACGACGAGCTGAAGGCCTGGGCCGGGAAGATGGAGCCGACCCTGGCGCAGCACCTGAAGATGGCCGAGGATCTCGGCAAGTAG
- the serS gene encoding serine--tRNA ligase: MHDIRVIRENPAAFDEGLAKRGLEPLSAELIALDDARKAAISAAQGAQERRNALSKEIGAAKKAKDEARAQDLMAEVARLKDEAPALEAAADAAAKALDARLAAIPNTPKAEVPLGRDEHDNVEYRRFEGRGRAEAGRQHFELGEATGLMDFEAAAKLSGARFVVLKGHLARLERALGQFMLDLHTTEHGYTEVAPPLLVRDEVMFGTAQLPKFRDDQFAAMPGSVEAEGGAPTRWLIPTAEVPLTNLVRESILSEDELPLRFTALTPCFRAEAGAAGRDTRGMLRQHQFTKVELVSVTTPEQSDEEHERMLASAEAVLKKLDLPYRVVTLCTGDMGFASQKTYDIEVWLPGQGTFREISSCSVCGDFQARRMDARFRRREGRGVAHVHTLNGSGVAVGRALIAVMENYQNPDGSVTVPSALVPYMGGITRIEGPHA; this comes from the coding sequence ATGCACGACATCCGGGTCATCCGCGAGAATCCCGCCGCCTTCGACGAGGGCTTGGCGAAGCGCGGGCTGGAGCCCCTTTCCGCCGAGCTGATCGCCCTCGACGACGCGCGCAAGGCGGCGATCTCGGCGGCGCAGGGCGCGCAGGAGCGCCGCAACGCCCTCTCGAAGGAGATCGGCGCGGCCAAGAAGGCGAAGGACGAGGCGCGGGCGCAGGACCTGATGGCCGAGGTGGCGCGCCTCAAGGATGAGGCGCCCGCCCTGGAGGCTGCGGCGGATGCGGCCGCAAAGGCCCTCGACGCGCGGCTTGCCGCGATCCCCAACACGCCGAAGGCCGAGGTGCCGCTCGGCCGCGACGAGCACGACAACGTGGAGTACCGCCGCTTCGAGGGGCGCGGCCGGGCCGAGGCGGGGCGCCAGCATTTCGAGCTCGGCGAGGCCACGGGCCTGATGGATTTCGAGGCGGCGGCCAAGCTCTCGGGCGCGCGCTTCGTGGTGCTGAAGGGCCATCTTGCGCGCCTGGAGCGGGCGCTCGGCCAGTTCATGCTCGACCTGCACACCACCGAGCACGGCTACACGGAGGTCGCCCCGCCGCTCCTCGTGCGCGACGAGGTGATGTTCGGGACGGCGCAGCTTCCGAAGTTCCGGGACGACCAGTTCGCCGCGATGCCGGGCTCGGTCGAGGCCGAGGGCGGGGCGCCGACCCGCTGGCTCATCCCCACCGCCGAGGTGCCGCTCACCAACCTCGTGCGGGAGAGCATCCTCTCCGAGGACGAGCTGCCTTTGCGCTTCACCGCGCTGACCCCCTGCTTCCGCGCCGAGGCCGGCGCGGCGGGGCGCGACACAAGGGGCATGCTGCGCCAGCACCAGTTCACCAAGGTCGAGCTCGTCTCGGTGACGACGCCCGAGCAATCGGACGAGGAGCACGAGCGCATGCTCGCCTCCGCCGAGGCAGTGCTGAAGAAGCTCGACCTGCCCTACCGGGTGGTGACGCTCTGCACCGGCGACATGGGCTTCGCCTCGCAGAAGACCTACGACATCGAGGTCTGGCTGCCCGGGCAGGGGACCTTCCGGGAGATCTCCTCCTGCTCGGTCTGCGGCGACTTCCAGGCACGGCGCATGGACGCCCGCTTCCGGCGCCGCGAGGGGCGGGGGGTGGCCCATGTCCACACCCTCAACGGCTCGGGCGTGGCGGTTGGCCGCGCCCTCATCGCCGTGATGGAGAACTACCAGAACCCGGACGGCAGCGTCACGGTGCCGTCGGCGCTCGTGCCCTACATGGGGGGCATCACGCGAATCGAAGGACCACACGCCTGA
- a CDS encoding alpha-hydroxy acid oxidase: protein MSRFFSTTPATCIEDLRVLAERRVPRMFYDYADSGSYTEGTYRANEADFASIKLRQRVAVDMTNRTLASTMIGQPVSMPVALAPTGLTGMQHADGEILAARAAAKAGVPFTLSTMSICSIEDVAENTDRPFWFQLYVMRDRDFINRLIDRAKAAGCSALVLTLDLQILGQRHKDIKNGLSTPPRMTLPNILNLATKPRWCLNMLRTERRTFRNIVGHASGVSDLSSLSSWTAEQFDPTLNWDDVKRIQDRWGGPLILKGILDPEDAELAARSGAQALIVSNHGGRQLDGALSSISALPAIAAAVGDRIEVLMDGGIRSGQDVIKALALGAKGVFIGRAFLYGLGAGGEAGVTQCLDIIRKELDTTMAMCGLRDIKAVTSGILATRFAPVAA from the coding sequence ATGTCGCGGTTCTTCTCGACGACGCCCGCCACCTGCATCGAGGATCTGCGCGTGCTCGCCGAGCGGCGCGTGCCGCGCATGTTCTACGACTACGCGGATTCCGGATCCTACACGGAGGGGACCTACCGGGCGAACGAGGCCGACTTCGCGTCCATCAAGCTGCGCCAGCGCGTCGCCGTCGACATGACGAACCGCACGCTGGCCAGCACCATGATCGGCCAGCCCGTGAGCATGCCGGTGGCCCTCGCGCCGACCGGCCTCACCGGCATGCAGCATGCCGACGGCGAGATCCTGGCCGCGCGCGCCGCCGCCAAGGCCGGCGTGCCCTTCACGCTGTCCACCATGAGCATCTGCTCGATCGAGGACGTCGCCGAGAACACCGACCGGCCGTTCTGGTTCCAGCTCTACGTCATGCGCGATCGGGACTTCATCAACCGGCTGATCGACCGCGCCAAGGCGGCGGGCTGCTCGGCCCTCGTGCTCACCCTCGACCTGCAGATCCTCGGCCAGCGCCACAAGGACATCAAGAACGGGCTCTCCACCCCGCCCCGGATGACGCTGCCCAACATCCTCAACCTCGCGACCAAGCCGCGCTGGTGCCTGAACATGCTCCGCACCGAGCGGCGCACCTTCCGCAACATCGTCGGCCATGCGAGCGGCGTGAGCGACCTCTCGTCCCTCTCCTCCTGGACGGCCGAACAGTTCGACCCGACGCTGAACTGGGACGACGTGAAGCGCATCCAGGACCGCTGGGGCGGGCCGCTGATCCTGAAGGGCATCCTCGATCCGGAGGACGCGGAGCTGGCGGCGCGCAGCGGCGCGCAGGCGCTGATCGTGTCGAATCACGGCGGGCGTCAGCTCGATGGGGCGCTCTCCTCCATCTCGGCCCTGCCGGCCATTGCGGCGGCGGTCGGCGACCGCATCGAGGTGCTGATGGACGGGGGCATCCGCTCGGGCCAGGACGTCATCAAGGCGCTGGCGCTCGGCGCCAAGGGCGTCTTCATCGGCCGGGCCTTCCTGTACGGGCTCGGCGCGGGCGGCGAGGCGGGCGTCACCCAATGCCTCGACATCATCCGCAAGGAGCTCGACACCACCATGGCGATGTGCGGGCTGCGCGACATCAAGGCGGTCACCTCCGGCATCCTGGCGACCCGCTTCGCGCCGGTCGCGGCCTGA
- the surE gene encoding 5'/3'-nucleotidase SurE, giving the protein MRILVTNDDGIHAPGLKVLEEIARELSDDVWVVAPETDQSGVSHSLSLNDPLRLRRVAETRFAVKGTPSDCVIMGVRHILKERGPDLVLSGVNRGQNVAEDVTYSGTVAGAMEGTILGVRSIALSQAYGVGGRANVKWHTAAEHGARTIRRILEAGIEPGILVNVNFPDCEPEAVEGIAVVAQGMRNQQLLAIDERLDGRGNPYFWLAFAKARFEPGHGTDLKAIAENRIAVTPLRLDLTDEPTLTRFAQVFG; this is encoded by the coding sequence ATGCGCATTCTCGTCACCAACGACGACGGCATCCACGCGCCGGGCCTGAAGGTCCTGGAGGAGATCGCCCGCGAGCTCTCGGACGACGTCTGGGTCGTGGCGCCCGAGACCGACCAGAGCGGCGTCTCGCACTCGCTCTCCCTCAACGATCCGCTGCGCCTGCGGCGCGTCGCGGAGACGCGCTTCGCCGTGAAGGGCACCCCATCCGACTGCGTCATCATGGGGGTGCGCCACATCCTCAAGGAGCGCGGCCCCGACCTCGTGCTGTCGGGCGTCAACCGCGGCCAGAACGTGGCCGAGGACGTGACCTATTCGGGCACCGTCGCGGGCGCCATGGAGGGCACGATCCTCGGCGTGCGCTCGATCGCGCTGAGCCAGGCCTACGGGGTGGGCGGGCGGGCCAACGTGAAGTGGCACACCGCCGCCGAGCACGGCGCGCGCACCATCCGGCGTATCCTGGAGGCCGGCATCGAGCCGGGCATCCTCGTCAACGTGAACTTCCCCGACTGCGAGCCGGAGGCGGTGGAGGGCATCGCGGTGGTGGCCCAGGGCATGCGCAACCAGCAGCTCCTCGCCATCGACGAGCGGCTGGACGGGCGCGGCAATCCCTATTTCTGGCTCGCCTTCGCCAAGGCCCGGTTCGAGCCGGGTCACGGCACGGACCTGAAGGCCATCGCGGAGAACCGCATCGCCGTGACGCCCCTGCGCCTCGACCTCACCGACGAGCCGACCCTGACCCGCTTCGCCCAGGTCTTCGGCTGA
- a CDS encoding MucR family transcriptional regulator, with amino-acid sequence MQDQDQEIDLIERATDIVAAYVSNNSVPVAELPGLISAVHTSLMRLRTPAAAEPEKPVPLMPIKKTITPDYLISLEDGRQYKSLKRHLSTRGLTPEQYRQKWGLPHDYPMVAANYAAQRSELAKSSGLGRRRA; translated from the coding sequence ATGCAGGACCAAGACCAAGAAATCGATCTGATCGAGCGCGCAACCGATATCGTCGCGGCCTACGTCTCCAACAACTCCGTGCCGGTGGCGGAGCTGCCGGGGCTGATCAGCGCCGTCCATACCTCGCTCATGCGGCTCCGGACGCCGGCGGCGGCCGAGCCCGAGAAGCCGGTCCCGCTGATGCCGATCAAGAAGACGATCACCCCCGACTACCTGATCAGCCTGGAGGACGGGCGGCAGTACAAGTCGCTGAAGCGCCATCTCTCCACCCGCGGCCTCACGCCCGAGCAGTACCGCCAGAAGTGGGGCCTTCCGCACGATTACCCGATGGTGGCGGCGAACTACGCGGCCCAGCGCTCCGAACTCGCCAAGAGCAGCGGCCTGGGCCGGCGCCGGGCCTGA
- a CDS encoding cation:proton antiporter, with protein sequence MVVFEWIVGVLLVAVLLAALARRMGAPFPAFLALGGAGLAFVDAVPQLRLDPDLALALFLAPVLLDAGYATSLRDLRANWLSIAGLVLGAVGVTTAAVAVAVRWLMPDMPLAACIALGAIVAPPDAVAALSVLRHVPLPHRLVTILKGESLFNDASALLIYRLAVPAAVSGSFAAQDVVPTFLVGVIGSVVAGPVLAWLYIRGLRWFSDAPSAIVLQFVSTFGVWLFAERIGLSGVLTVVSFAITVARVSPATTPAHLRVPSYAVWETAVFVLNVLAFVLIGLQIGPILEGLSPEERSRYAVVAGVVFLTAVLVRIAWVMGAGAAGRLLRPLTGPVGPEPASLSGSTTVAWCGMRGVVTVALALALPEGGEQAFPHRDLVVLTAFSVVLGTLVIQGLTLRPLLAWFSLRDDDPVGREVGLARAEAYRAAVRSLSRERSPHAEALRHEFAAALSEAERDREGRAPGTLPADAPRRRAIEAARRTILGLREKGTIGDDAFFRLEEELDWAELSATPRDEIDEI encoded by the coding sequence ATGGTCGTCTTCGAATGGATTGTCGGCGTCCTGCTGGTCGCGGTGCTGCTGGCGGCTCTGGCGCGGCGGATGGGGGCGCCGTTCCCGGCTTTCCTGGCGCTCGGCGGTGCCGGGCTCGCCTTCGTGGATGCCGTCCCGCAGCTGCGGCTCGACCCCGATCTCGCGCTCGCGCTCTTTCTCGCGCCCGTGCTGCTCGACGCAGGCTACGCCACCTCGCTGCGCGACCTGCGCGCCAACTGGCTTTCCATCGCCGGGCTCGTGCTCGGGGCCGTCGGGGTCACCACGGCGGCGGTCGCGGTCGCGGTGCGCTGGCTCATGCCGGACATGCCGCTGGCCGCCTGCATCGCGCTCGGCGCCATCGTGGCGCCACCCGACGCCGTCGCGGCCCTCTCCGTGCTGCGCCACGTGCCCCTGCCCCACCGGCTCGTCACCATCCTCAAGGGCGAGAGCCTGTTCAACGACGCCTCCGCGCTGCTGATCTACCGCCTCGCCGTGCCGGCGGCCGTGAGCGGCAGCTTCGCGGCTCAGGACGTGGTGCCGACCTTCCTGGTCGGCGTGATCGGCAGCGTGGTGGCCGGCCCGGTCCTGGCGTGGCTCTACATCCGGGGGCTGCGCTGGTTCTCCGATGCGCCGAGCGCCATCGTGCTGCAGTTCGTCTCCACCTTCGGCGTGTGGCTGTTCGCAGAGCGGATCGGCCTGTCGGGCGTGCTGACGGTGGTGAGCTTCGCCATCACGGTGGCGCGCGTCTCGCCCGCGACCACGCCCGCGCATCTGCGGGTGCCCTCCTATGCGGTCTGGGAGACGGCGGTCTTCGTCCTCAACGTGCTCGCCTTCGTGCTGATCGGGCTGCAGATCGGCCCGATCCTGGAAGGATTGTCGCCCGAGGAGCGCAGCCGCTATGCCGTGGTGGCCGGCGTGGTTTTCCTGACCGCAGTGCTGGTGCGCATCGCCTGGGTGATGGGTGCGGGCGCCGCGGGGCGGCTCCTGCGCCCTCTGACCGGTCCGGTCGGCCCGGAGCCCGCGAGCCTCAGCGGCAGCACCACCGTCGCGTGGTGCGGCATGCGCGGCGTCGTCACGGTCGCGCTCGCCCTGGCCTTGCCGGAAGGGGGCGAGCAGGCCTTTCCGCACCGCGACCTCGTGGTTCTGACCGCCTTCAGCGTGGTGCTCGGGACGCTGGTGATCCAGGGCCTGACCCTGCGTCCGCTCCTCGCGTGGTTCTCGCTGCGGGACGACGACCCCGTCGGCCGCGAGGTCGGGCTCGCCCGGGCCGAGGCCTATCGGGCGGCGGTCAGGAGCCTGTCCCGGGAGCGCTCGCCCCACGCGGAGGCCCTGCGTCACGAATTCGCGGCGGCGCTGAGCGAGGCCGAACGCGACCGCGAGGGCCGCGCCCCCGGGACGCTGCCGGCCGATGCCCCGCGCCGGCGGGCGATCGAGGCCGCGCGCCGGACCATCCTCGGCCTGCGGGAGAAGGGCACGATCGGCGACGACGCGTTCTTCCGCCTGGAGGAGGAACTCGACTGGGCGGAACTCAGCGCCACCCCGCGGGACGAGATCGACGAGATTTAG
- a CDS encoding protein-L-isoaspartate O-methyltransferase family protein yields MGDEAEHSDAVGAAAFVLALRARGVRAPAVLGAMERVPRERFAPEALRDLARRDIALPLACGQTMTAPSAVAAMLAVLEPGPGARALEIGTGSGYATALLLRLGCAVVESLERYETLAGEAQGRLDALGLAGSVRLRIADGCAPEKDVTPFDRILVNGALPAIPDSLGQRLAPGGRLVGAVATREGMRLAVVERGPDGLHRRILDTALRIAPLTAGRARVL; encoded by the coding sequence GTGGGGGACGAGGCCGAGCATTCCGACGCCGTCGGAGCCGCCGCCTTCGTGCTGGCCCTGCGCGCCCGCGGCGTGCGCGCTCCCGCCGTGCTCGGCGCCATGGAGCGGGTGCCCCGCGAGCGTTTCGCCCCCGAGGCGCTCCGCGATCTCGCCCGCCGGGACATCGCCCTGCCGCTCGCCTGCGGCCAGACCATGACCGCGCCAAGCGCCGTCGCCGCCATGCTGGCCGTGCTCGAGCCCGGACCGGGCGCCCGCGCCCTCGAGATCGGCACGGGCTCGGGCTACGCCACCGCACTACTCCTGCGCCTCGGCTGCGCGGTGGTCGAAAGCCTGGAGCGCTACGAGACCCTGGCCGGAGAGGCCCAGGGGCGTCTCGATGCCCTCGGGCTGGCCGGATCGGTGCGGCTGCGGATCGCCGATGGCTGCGCGCCCGAGAAGGACGTGACGCCCTTCGACCGCATCCTGGTCAACGGCGCCCTGCCGGCGATCCCGGACAGCCTCGGCCAGCGCCTCGCCCCGGGCGGACGCCTCGTCGGGGCGGTCGCGACCCGGGAGGGCATGCGCCTCGCGGTTGTGGAGCGCGGCCCCGACGGCCTGCACCGTCGCATCCTCGACACGGCCCTGCGCATCGCGCCGCTCACCGCCGGCCGCGCCCGCGTGCTGTAG
- a CDS encoding M23 family metallopeptidase — translation MRDRGAGYGMRALSRFALIGLIGGASAACSSDTMRFGDPFSNPFSSSGASGGASAEPGATGSLPEDQAVAPIHSSPIRSQALGAPPAAAPTPLSSRPAPAPQTPRAVATAPATGGPAGWTAQGGTTVTVGQGDTLSQMSTRFGVPAAAILSANGLSSASQVTPGRHIVIPVYHAGGSAAVTPRATPAAPQPRMVLQQGKPAAEPRRVVEKVAEAPKEEPAPKPHPRPGQAMAAPVKPAAVERAAKLNARPAEPAKVAKAEPKPEPKAEAAKPAKPEPKPEPKKVEARHEAKPEVKTAAAKPAPKLEPKVVAKAEPKPEPKRIPEKPVEKVAKIEPRKPVEKAPEAPKPVARAELPKPEPKAEAAKPAKPEPKVVAKVEPKPEPKVEAAKPVKPPAEKPVAEKPAEPAPAPAPAEETSAFRWPARGRVIAGYGSSGNEGINIALPEGTPVKAAEEGTVAYAGSDVKGYGKLVLVRHANGYVSAYAHNGEIDVRPGDKVKRGQVIAKSGASGNVTSPQLHFEIRKGATPVDPIPRLASN, via the coding sequence ATGCGGGATCGCGGGGCTGGCTACGGGATGCGGGCGCTGTCGCGCTTTGCTCTCATCGGGCTGATCGGAGGTGCATCCGCCGCCTGCAGCTCCGACACGATGCGGTTCGGGGATCCGTTCTCGAACCCCTTCTCGTCGAGCGGGGCGAGCGGTGGCGCGAGCGCCGAGCCGGGCGCGACCGGCAGCCTGCCGGAGGATCAGGCGGTGGCGCCGATCCACAGCTCGCCGATCCGCTCGCAGGCCCTCGGCGCGCCGCCCGCGGCCGCTCCGACGCCGCTGTCGAGCCGGCCGGCTCCGGCCCCGCAGACGCCGCGCGCCGTCGCGACGGCGCCCGCCACCGGCGGCCCGGCGGGGTGGACAGCTCAGGGCGGCACGACCGTCACGGTCGGCCAGGGCGACACCCTCAGCCAGATGTCGACCCGCTTCGGCGTGCCGGCCGCCGCGATCCTCTCGGCGAACGGGCTGTCGAGCGCGAGCCAGGTGACGCCCGGCCGGCATATCGTCATTCCGGTCTACCATGCGGGCGGCTCCGCCGCCGTGACGCCGCGGGCGACTCCGGCGGCCCCCCAGCCGCGCATGGTCCTGCAGCAGGGCAAGCCGGCGGCCGAGCCCAGAAGGGTCGTGGAGAAGGTCGCGGAGGCGCCGAAGGAGGAGCCGGCGCCCAAGCCCCATCCGCGTCCGGGACAGGCGATGGCCGCTCCGGTGAAGCCCGCCGCGGTCGAGCGCGCTGCCAAGCTCAATGCCCGCCCGGCCGAGCCGGCCAAGGTCGCCAAGGCCGAGCCCAAGCCGGAGCCGAAGGCGGAGGCCGCCAAGCCCGCCAAGCCGGAGCCGAAGCCCGAGCCGAAGAAGGTCGAGGCCAGGCACGAGGCGAAGCCGGAGGTGAAAACCGCCGCGGCCAAGCCTGCGCCGAAGCTGGAGCCGAAGGTTGTGGCCAAGGCCGAACCCAAGCCGGAGCCGAAGAGGATTCCGGAGAAGCCGGTCGAGAAGGTCGCCAAGATCGAGCCGAGGAAGCCCGTCGAGAAGGCGCCCGAGGCTCCCAAGCCCGTCGCCAGGGCCGAGTTGCCCAAGCCGGAGCCGAAGGCGGAGGCCGCCAAGCCCGCCAAGCCGGAGCCGAAGGTCGTCGCCAAGGTCGAGCCCAAGCCGGAGCCCAAGGTGGAAGCCGCCAAGCCCGTCAAGCCGCCGGCCGAGAAGCCCGTCGCCGAGAAGCCGGCCGAGCCAGCCCCGGCGCCCGCCCCGGCGGAGGAGACCAGCGCGTTCCGCTGGCCGGCCCGCGGCCGGGTGATCGCGGGCTACGGGTCGAGCGGCAACGAGGGCATCAACATCGCTCTGCCCGAGGGCACGCCGGTGAAGGCCGCCGAGGAGGGCACGGTCGCCTATGCGGGCAGCGACGTGAAGGGCTATGGCAAGCTCGTCCTGGTGCGGCACGCCAACGGCTACGTCTCGGCCTACGCTCATAACGGCGAGATCGACGTGCGGCCGGGCGACAAGGTGAAGCGCGGTCAGGTCATCGCGAAGTCCGGCGCCTCGGGCAACGTGACCTCGCCGCAGCTCCACTTCGAGATCCGCAAGGGCGCGACCCCGGTCGACCCGATCCCGAGGCTCGCCAGCAACTGA
- a CDS encoding YebC/PmpR family DNA-binding transcriptional regulator: MAGHSQFKNIMHRKGRVDAVRSKVFGKLAREITVAAKLGTPDPAMNPRLRAAVLAARAENMPKDNIERAIKKACGGDAETYEEIRYEGYGPGGAALIVEAQTDNRNRTASDVRSAFTKAGGSLAETGAVSFMFDRVGLVAFDAKVADADTMLEAAIEAGADDVKSDESGHEVTCEQSALGEVAKALEARFGEPRRTSLVWRPQNTVEVDDETGEKLIRLVEMIEDQDDVQNVFVNFAVSDALMAKLHD; the protein is encoded by the coding sequence ATGGCCGGACATTCGCAGTTCAAGAACATCATGCACCGCAAGGGCCGCGTGGACGCGGTCCGCTCCAAGGTCTTCGGCAAGCTCGCGCGCGAGATCACGGTCGCGGCCAAGCTCGGCACGCCGGATCCCGCCATGAACCCGCGCCTGCGCGCGGCGGTGCTGGCGGCCCGCGCCGAGAACATGCCCAAGGACAACATCGAGCGCGCGATCAAGAAGGCATGCGGCGGCGACGCCGAGACCTACGAGGAGATCCGCTACGAAGGCTACGGCCCGGGCGGGGCCGCGCTCATCGTCGAGGCGCAGACCGACAACCGCAACCGCACCGCCTCCGACGTGCGCTCCGCCTTCACCAAGGCCGGGGGCAGCCTCGCCGAGACGGGCGCCGTGTCCTTCATGTTCGACCGCGTCGGCCTCGTCGCCTTCGACGCGAAGGTGGCGGATGCCGACACGATGCTCGAAGCCGCCATCGAGGCGGGGGCCGACGACGTGAAGTCCGACGAGAGCGGCCACGAGGTCACCTGCGAGCAGAGCGCGCTCGGAGAGGTGGCCAAGGCCCTCGAAGCCCGCTTCGGCGAGCCCCGGCGCACCTCCCTGGTCTGGCGCCCGCAGAACACCGTCGAGGTGGACGACGAGACCGGCGAGAAGCTGATCCGGCTCGTCGAGATGATCGAGGATCAGGACGACGTGCAGAACGTCTTCGTGAACTTCGCCGTCTCGGACGCGCTCATGGCCAAGCTGCACGACTGA
- a CDS encoding multicopper oxidase family protein: MTPSSPPTRRALLAGAALALVPAGRPRAQTPEPELRVLSAGGATARLRPDPAPETPVWAFDGKAAPPVLRIRRGEMLRLRLDNRTDKPLSLHWHGVRNANAMDGVGGVTQAPVAPGASFTYAFTPPDAGTSLIRPLVVGGSSEPAGRGLAGLLVVEETKAPAVDRDLPLVLQDWRIEPDGRLAAFGQVPFAASAGRLGNALTVNGRPVPEVIAAAPGTRLRLRLANACNARATRIRFDGLKVWVAAVDGQPTDTFEPLRATLPFPPGTRYDVLLDVPTETEGKGTVMALIGQGIPLAVVAPQGEPVPARPPVAAIGENPLLPPEIKLQNAFRRDLTIAGGASFDRAKPDVAPAYAGDPARIWTVNGAAGAPGSGPLFSVKRGTAVVLALTNQTAFPQSLHLHGHVFRLLHPLDDGWEPYWLDTFQLLEGRTARIAFLADNPGRWLIGATVLERFDTGLWTSFEVT; encoded by the coding sequence ATGACGCCGTCCTCCCCGCCCACGCGCCGCGCGCTCCTCGCGGGCGCCGCCCTGGCCCTCGTGCCGGCGGGGCGCCCGCGCGCGCAGACGCCCGAGCCGGAACTGAGGGTGCTGAGCGCGGGCGGCGCGACGGCGCGGCTGCGGCCCGACCCCGCCCCGGAGACGCCGGTCTGGGCCTTCGACGGAAAGGCCGCGCCGCCGGTGCTGCGGATCCGGCGCGGCGAGATGCTGCGCCTGCGCCTCGACAACCGGACCGACAAGCCCCTGTCCCTGCATTGGCACGGGGTGCGCAACGCCAACGCCATGGACGGGGTGGGCGGCGTCACGCAGGCGCCGGTGGCGCCCGGCGCGAGCTTCACCTATGCCTTCACGCCGCCCGATGCCGGCACCTCGTTGATCCGGCCCCTGGTCGTCGGCGGGTCGAGCGAGCCGGCGGGACGAGGGCTGGCGGGACTGCTCGTCGTCGAGGAGACAAAGGCGCCGGCGGTCGACCGCGACCTGCCGCTGGTGCTGCAGGACTGGCGCATCGAGCCGGACGGGAGGCTCGCCGCCTTCGGGCAGGTGCCCTTCGCGGCGAGCGCCGGGCGGCTCGGCAATGCGCTCACGGTCAACGGGCGGCCGGTGCCCGAGGTGATCGCGGCGGCCCCCGGTACGCGGCTGCGCCTGCGGCTCGCCAATGCCTGCAACGCGCGGGCGACGCGCATCCGCTTCGACGGGCTCAAGGTCTGGGTCGCGGCGGTGGACGGGCAGCCGACCGACACGTTCGAGCCCCTGCGCGCCACGCTGCCCTTCCCGCCGGGCACGCGCTACGACGTGCTCCTCGACGTGCCGACCGAGACGGAGGGCAAGGGCACGGTCATGGCGCTGATCGGGCAGGGGATCCCGCTCGCCGTGGTGGCGCCGCAGGGCGAGCCGGTGCCCGCCCGTCCGCCGGTGGCGGCCATCGGCGAGAACCCGCTGCTGCCCCCCGAGATCAAGCTGCAGAACGCCTTCCGGCGCGACCTGACCATCGCGGGCGGGGCGAGCTTCGACAGGGCGAAGCCGGATGTGGCGCCGGCCTATGCGGGCGACCCCGCCCGGATCTGGACCGTGAACGGGGCCGCGGGGGCGCCCGGTTCGGGGCCGCTCTTCTCGGTGAAGCGGGGCACCGCGGTGGTGCTCGCGCTGACGAACCAGACCGCCTTCCCGCAATCGCTGCACCTGCACGGCCACGTCTTCCGGCTGCTGCATCCCCTCGACGACGGCTGGGAGCCCTACTGGCTCGACACCTTCCAGCTCCTGGAGGGCCGCACCGCCCGCATCGCCTTCCTGGCCGACAATCCCGGCCGCTGGCTCATCGGCGCCACGGTGCTGGAGCGGTTCGATACCGGGCTGTGGACCTCGTTCGAGGTGACGTGA